The genomic region AAGATGCCAAAATAAATGCATCACACTTATTCATATAAAATACAACTTCATCCCTATTAAGAATTCCCAAAAATTTAACATAATTGCATAGTTTTTTATCAATAATCTTTTTCTCTAACTCATTTCTTAAATATCCATCTCCACCTATTTCCAATACGAAATCATATCCCTTACCGATCAGATATTCACAAGAATCTATTAAATTTTCAAAACCTTTACCCTTAACTAAAAACCCTAATGTAAAAAAGGTAAATTTAAAATTAGACCTTATTCCTGTAACAATATTAAACTTGTTGCCATCAATAAAATTATGTATAACACTTATATCATTACCCACAAACTCTTTCAATTCCCTCTTCAAAGAATTACTAACGCTTATCAATTTGTCAGCATTGTTATATGCATCATAAATATATTTCAAATAACTTCTTTTAATCTTATTGGAATAATTTATACCTGTATGTTCAGTCAAAACATATGGTATATTAAATTTTTTCTTAATATATGGTCCACATATACCTGCCCAAAAACAAGAATGAAAATGAAGTATATCTATTTTCCCTTTATCTTCGATAACTCTATCTATTAATTTTTCGATCCTCTTGGCAAATATATTAAACCTCATACTACTATGTAATAAATAATTAAAATCTTTATATCTATATGTATCTAATCCATCTTCGACATTAAACGATATTTTTCTACTAAATATTGACTTAAATTCATTATAGCAATATATTGGTAAAATTTCATTGTAACAGA from Candidatus Arthromitus sp. SFB-mouse-Japan harbors:
- a CDS encoding glycosyltransferase, which produces MHIVVIPSWYSNRKNAVLGSFFKEQALALKEFGENITVCYNEILPIYCYNEFKSIFSRKISFNVEDGLDTYRYKDFNYLLHSSMRFNIFAKRIEKLIDRVIEDKGKIDILHFHSCFWAGICGPYIKKKFNIPYVLTEHTGINYSNKIKRSYLKYIYDAYNNADKLISVSNSLKRELKEFVGNDISVIHNFIDGNKFNIVTGIRSNFKFTFFTLGFLVKGKGFENLIDSCEYLIGKGYDFVLEIGGDGYLRNELEKKIIDKKLCNYVKFLGILNRDEVVFYMNKCDAFILASSYETFGVVYIEALACGKPVIGVKNGGAEDIIIDDVGILVDTNSKDNLSKAIVEMILNINKYKYTTIRSYFLNNFEKSIIIDKLKDVYVTCLSG